One genomic segment of Anaerolineales bacterium includes these proteins:
- a CDS encoding acyl-CoA/acyl-ACP dehydrogenase, whose protein sequence is MFYDGLMTEEERDLQQEVRQFVREEVPHDLVRALDRDEIQYPRDFVEKLAAHNLLGLRFDPKWGGRGLPWTAEVIAEEEIGVLGTTLGCAFVMPSIVGEALHVFGTETQKERFLRPILEGKLVSAEALTEPRGGSDFFGATSRAELKGDRFVVNGQKRFIVGATEADVFLVYCRTNFQEQAHKHRRISAILVERGPGVKTEYVYGLMGTRGGGTGRLVFRDVEVPKENLMGELHGGVDVFNQMMIPERLTSAAASLGVRAALEVAARYSDKRRAFGQRIRRFQGVSFKIADAITQLDAARAMVYMAARAVDSGSPNCRRLVSQAKKFATDTAWNVSNLAMQITGGIGYTDVYPIEKMVRDFRLSQIWTGTNEIMNLLIQHEYYKEVLEGSSNRRNIELDAASHDAQAEKCFTDEDMWLVHGT, encoded by the coding sequence ATGTTTTACGACGGCCTGATGACCGAGGAAGAACGTGACCTTCAACAGGAGGTCAGGCAGTTTGTGCGCGAGGAGGTTCCCCACGATCTGGTGAGAGCTTTGGATCGTGATGAGATTCAATATCCGCGTGACTTTGTCGAAAAGCTGGCCGCCCACAACCTGCTGGGGCTTCGTTTCGACCCAAAATGGGGTGGACGCGGTCTACCCTGGACGGCCGAAGTGATCGCGGAAGAAGAAATCGGCGTCCTGGGAACTACATTGGGCTGTGCCTTCGTGATGCCCTCCATCGTGGGAGAGGCGCTGCACGTATTTGGAACGGAGACGCAAAAGGAACGTTTCCTGCGGCCCATCCTCGAAGGCAAACTCGTCAGCGCGGAAGCACTCACCGAGCCCCGAGGCGGCTCGGACTTTTTCGGCGCCACGTCGCGGGCGGAATTGAAAGGTGACCGCTTCGTGGTCAACGGTCAAAAACGTTTCATCGTGGGCGCTACGGAAGCCGATGTGTTCCTGGTTTACTGTCGAACAAACTTTCAGGAGCAGGCACACAAGCACCGCAGGATCAGCGCCATCCTGGTCGAACGAGGGCCCGGGGTAAAAACGGAGTACGTGTATGGTCTCATGGGCACGCGCGGGGGAGGTACGGGGCGATTGGTGTTCCGGGACGTCGAGGTTCCCAAAGAGAATCTCATGGGCGAACTGCACGGCGGCGTGGACGTCTTCAATCAAATGATGATTCCGGAACGTTTGACCTCTGCGGCCGCGAGCCTGGGTGTGCGGGCGGCGCTGGAAGTGGCGGCCCGGTATAGCGATAAGCGGCGGGCATTCGGTCAGCGAATCCGACGCTTCCAGGGCGTCAGCTTCAAGATCGCGGACGCCATCACCCAACTGGATGCGGCTCGAGCCATGGTGTATATGGCGGCACGAGCCGTGGACAGCGGATCCCCGAATTGCAGACGGCTGGTGAGCCAGGCGAAGAAATTCGCCACGGATACAGCCTGGAACGTATCCAACCTGGCCATGCAGATCACAGGCGGCATCGGCTACACCGATGTGTATCCGATTGAAAAGATGGTCCGGGACTTCCGCCTCTCCCAGATCTGGACCGGGACGAACGAGATCATGAATCTTTTGATCCAGCACGAGTACTACAAAGAGGTTCTGGAAGGCAGCAGCAATCGGCGCAACATCGAGTTAGATGCAGCAAGCCACGATGCGCAAGCGGAGAAATGCTTTACGGACGAGGATATGTGGCTCGTTCATGGAACGTAA